Part of the Elusimicrobiota bacterium genome, CAGCATATGCGGGATTCAGCAGGATGGCTTTATTATAATCTTGCATAGCTGCTGCTTTATCGCCCAATTCGTAATGCGCCCAGCCTCTGTTGTTATATGCCTCGGCAATTGTCGCGTCCATGCTTATAGCGCTATTCAGATCCCGCAGCGCGTCCTTGTATTCGTTAAGAATAGTGTAAACACATCCCCTGGCCGCTAAGGCGGCGGCAAAGCGGGGGTTGTATTCCAAGGCTTTGGTATAATCCTGCAGCGCACCGATCATGTCCCCTTTCCTGTATTTAACGTTGCCCCTTATCCAGTAGCCGTGATGACTATTGGGATACTTTTTAATGACATCGGCAAAAAGAGTTTCACCGTCTTGCCACGCTCCTATGCGCTTCCAGGCATGGTACGAAAATATAATTATTGAAATATACAGCCCGGCTATGACAAGGTTTTTTACCTGTTTTTTTTCGATATCCGAAATCCATTGCCCCGCGATATAAAATAAACCGATGTAAGGCATGTAGGTGTAGCGTTCAGCCGTGACGGCGATGCCGACGGGAATAATTTGCAGCATAATGGAAATGGTCGTCAAAAAAAAGCAAACGCCGAACGCTATTTCCTTTCGTAATGAATTGGGCCTGAATAAAAGCCAGGCAATGAACGCTAAAAAAGGCAAAGATGCGTAGTACTGCCAGGGCAGCGCTCCGCCTTGAGTTCCGGGATAATAGTGCATGACCGATAAACCGAACGGAACAGCCGACTTTACAATGTAAAATGCAACGGCATATGTAAAGATGAATATATTGTCGACCAGCCCGTAATGCAAAGAAACGTAACTGAGCGCGCCTCCGGCCTGCTGCGAAAGTATCGCCAGTGTTCCGAAAAGCAGCGACAGGAGAAAAAACGGAATTTTTTCCAACAATAGCCTTCTGCCGATATTTCTTCCTTTATAAACATCGATCGCGATCAAAAGCACGGGCAATGTAACCGCCGCGGATTTGGAAAGAAGCGAAGCTGAGAAAAACAATACCGCTCCCATAAAGTGCTTAACCCGATAACCGAGGTCGATGTAACGCAGATAGACAAGCAGCGATAACAGGTAGAAAAATGTATACAGCATGTCTTTCAGTTCGGAAACCCAGGCCACTGATTCCACGTGCATGGGATGTACGGCAAATAAAATAGAAACCACAAGAGCCGCAGGTTTTTTGCCGCTTAACTTCCTGATAAATTGAAAAACAAGCCATGTGTTTATCAGATGCAGCGATACATTCAGCAGATGATAGGGCATGGGATTTATTCCGAAGCATGTGTATTCGGCTAAATATGCGAGCATGGTCAGCGGATGGTAGTTGCTGTTGTAAAAAGTGGTGAAAATCGCTTTAATGCCGTTCACGCTGAAATTCCTGATAAACGGGTTTTGCAGAATGTACATATCGTCATCAAGACCGGCAAAACCATTGTGAAGCGCCCTGAAGTAAATTAAAGCGGTAAATGCCAGAACCGCCATAGGCGCCCATTTCTGAATAGCGGTAAAAACTTCTTTTTTCCACGAACGGGGTGCTGGCTTTGCTTTTTGATTTATGTTTTTTTTGGGATTATCGGACAGATGTGCAGTAGACATATGGGTTGTCAGCGCGGGTTCCCTCGTCGCCTGAAGTTTCCGGAAGCCCTTGAAATCTGTAAAGGCAAGCCGCTACCGACTATAATACAAAAAATTTGAAATCCTGTGATCAAGGAGCTGCCGGTCTTTCAGCAGTCCCGAAATAATATTTGCCGTCTATGATTAAGGCCAGAAGCGCCGCCGCGGCCGATAGGATGAAAGCGGATGTCAGGCCCCATAGCGGCACGGCGAAGGCCGAGGCCGCAAAAGCCCCGAGCGCCGCGCCCGCCAGGTCGCGCGCGTAAACGCCGGGCCCTCTCTGCGGATTCAGGGCCGAGGCGCATGAAAAATACCAGCCTGAGATCGCGCCCGCCGCCGCCAGCGCTGCAACGGCGCAAATGAAAACCGTGTTAATGCCGCAGGAGAGAGTGTTTTTTACGACCGCCGCCGCTAAAATTGAAAGCCCCAGCGCCATAAATTCCGCACGCACCAGCACGGTTTCGCGCTTTTTGAACGGCGTAAGCGCGCCCAAGGCCGCGCCTGCCATAAAAGCCGAAAACAGCGCACCAAGCTTCCAGGCAAGCTGGCCGGTCAGCGTCTGAAAAACCAGGATCAATCCCGCTTCAAAAGCCATTCCCCAGAAGCCTATCAGCAAAGAAGATGCCCCGGCTGGTTCCTTCCATGTTGCCGAGGACCCGAAAAGGCCGGCGAACGAAACAATAAGTATAAGCGCCGTAAGCGCGAGGCCTAAAAGCATAGAGGGCGTTGCCACCATGGCAAGCCACAGCCGCCAGAAGTAGAAATATGAAATGGGGTCCATGTCCGAGTTTACCCGAGGGTTCTTTATTTTCTCAAGCGAAGCCTGCGCCCATCGGGCGCGATAGGGGTCAAGCAAAAAAGGAAAAGCGCTTGGCACGGCGTTGCGGTTCTTCAGCTTTCTTGCGGCGTAAGCTCCTGTCATGGCCGAGGGGTCCAGGTTAACCGGTTTGGCTGAAGCTATTATCGTCAGCCTGTTCGCCGCCGGTATAAGCGTAATATTTCCAAAAGCCCCGCGCGCGGTATTTATCAGGCAGGCGGCCAGATAGCCCTGCTCCGGTGAAATATAATTTTCCGAGAAAGGCAGTTCAAAAACAAGCAGGCCGTCAGGCGTTAATTTTTGGGCGGCAAGGCGGAAAAATTCCAGCGTATAAAGACGGTTTGCCGCCGCGTTTACGGGGCCGCCCGAGGCGAGCATTATGGCCGTGTAACTGTCGGTGGAAGAGGCCAGCAGCCGGCGGGCGTCTTCGTTCGTTATTTTAACGGCGCCGGGTTTTAAGGTCAGTTTGCCAAGTATATACTCCGCTCTGAAGCGATCCGGCTCCGCTACTTCAAGAACTCCGGGTTTATGCTTAAGCAGTTCCTGCGCCGCAAAAAAAGCTTTTTCACCGGCTGCAAGTATTTTCAGCGGTTTTGCCCGCGCAAGCAGCGGCAGGGCGAAAGTTTCATAAGTTCCGCTTTCATCGGGCAAAGCGGCAAGCAGCGCTCCGTTTTCTGTGATCTCCGTGACGGCGCCGGAAGCGGCGGAAACTGCCAGGCGGGAGCCGGTTGAATTAAACACCTCCGCCGGCCGCGCTCCGCCTTTAAGAAACACGCTTCGCGCATCGCCCCGCCAGAAAAAGGCAAGCACAGCCATTGTCGCGGCTAAAGCCAATATTTTAAGCGGTTTGACAGACTTGCTGGCTGTTATTTGCGACTTGTGGGCCTGTAACAGCGCCGCCGCGGCAAGTACCCCGCTACAGGCTGACGTCAGCCTGAGCGGGCTGAAACCCGGGAAATAGCGCAAATACAACAGGGCGCAAATTCCGGCCAGCGCCCCGCCTGCCGCCTCCGCAGCGTAGAAGGGAATTCCGCGCTTGCGCAGACTGGCGGCCGCAGCAACGCCTCCGGCGAGTCCCGCCGGCATGGTGAGCAGAAGAGTTCCCGCGATCATTTCGAAGAAACCCGGCATAAGGCCTGTTTGGGCCAGCCGCGCGGCCTGCCTTGCGGCCAGCATGCAAGCCGGTACGGACAGGGCAAAAAAGGCGAAAGAAAAAGCCGCGGCGTTTTCTTGTTCAACAAGGGCGTCAAGCCGCCTGTTTTGGCGCGCGGCCCTGATGCCGGCCCCGGTCCAGAAAAGCCAGAAAGCCAAAGCGCAGGCTATGGAAAGTTCGTGCGCCGTGAAGAGAAAAGATATTTCCCGCAGCAGCAGCGCTTGCGAGAGAAGGGCGAAAAAACCGAAGATAAAAAACAAAAGCATATATTTTTTATATTATATTACATGCTCCCGGATTATAAAAAGTTATTTCCCGCGCTGGTCTTCGCAGCGCTGGTTTTTGTCCCGGTCGCCGTGTTCTCAAACCTGATAGTTTCGCGGGAGATCAGCCCTTTTTACGCTATAGCCTGGGCACTATTTGCGGGCGGCACGGCTTTTGCCGTTTTTTACACCGGCAGGGTATCATTTTTCAGGCGTATATTTTTTTCGGCTTCCGCCCTGGCTTTTCTGATACATTTTAAACTCGGCCTTCTTTTAAAAGGCTTTCACCTTTCCTGCTTTAAAGATACTCCTTACTGCCACATCGCCATCGCGCCCTCTTTTCTGAATTACCTCTACCAGCAATACCTGGCGGTGATGAGCGGCGGGTGGAAATTGTGGGGCCCTTTAAGCCTGGTATTTCTCTGGCTGTTCGCCACGCTTGTCCTGGGCAGGGGCTGGTGTTCCTGGACCTGTTTTTATGGAGGCATTGACGACGGGCTTTCGGCCCTGCCGAAGAAGGCGCTTTTGAAGACGGAAAAGTCGGGGCTGAAACTGCGGGATTTTCCGGCCGCGCTTCTTATTTTTCTGCTTCTGATTTCTTTCGCCAATATGGCGCCGTCTTACTGCCTTTGGCTTTGCCCTTTCAAGCTGACCGGAGTTTTTCTTGACCCTGACGATGCCTTGATCCGTAAAATACAATATGGCCTGATGGGACTGGCTCTTGCGGTTCTTGTTATCGGGCCCGTCCTGACAAAAAAAAGAACCTTCTGCTCTTTCCTTTGCCCATTCGGCGCCTGGCAGGCATTCTGGGGCAGGCTTAATCCTTTCAGAGTAAGCGTTGATCCGCAAAAATGTTCAGGCTGCCTGGCTTGCGTTAGCGCCTGTCCGATGTACGCCATTAACTGCGTGCCCGGGGGGAAAGCGGAAATCACCGCTTACTGTAACATGTGCGGGGAATGCCTTAAAGCCTGCGGCAACGGGGGGATAAACTATTCTGTTTTAGGTTTTAGTTTCGGCTTGTCGCAGGAAGGTTTCTGGAAGCTTCTTAATCCGGAAAGTTTTTTTGTTTTTGCCGCGCTGACGCTTAGCGCCGTTTTCGCCTCGTTTTGGGCCCCGGCGGCATTGAGAGATGTTCTCAAATTGATCATGCCATAAGCCATAAGGGTGCTGCACCCGCCATAAGCTTTCAGCCATATGCCATACGCAGAAATCTTATGTAAGGTCTTCTGGAACTCCTTAAAAGCTTATGGCCTAAGGCATACGGCGTATGGCAGTTTCTCAGCCTACGGCTTAAAGCTTATGGTAGTATAGGAGACCTTATGCAAGAAGGTAAATGGCTTGACCCAAGGTATACCGACAAAGAAATATTTGAAAAGGACTATCCCAAACTGGATCTCTCGGGTATGGATGTTAAATGTCCCGGGTGCAAAAATCAGGTGACGCTCAACCGCAAAAACAACTCGCTAAAAGCCGCAGGCTGGTGCAAGCAGTGCAACAGAGCGGTGCATATATAACTACAGCGAATAGCGAACAGCGAAATAGCGAATAGGGCTGGAGTTATTCCTTATTTGGTCGGTTTGCTCGTACATCATCACTATTCGCTAACCCCTATTCGCTGCCTCTATGCCTGCACTTTTTTCAGAGGGTTTCCTTCTTGGTCTTTCCACCGGGGTATATTGCCTGGCTTCCTGCCTGCCGGTGCTCGCGCCGTATCTGCTTGCCGGCGGAAGCGGGTTTTGGAAAGCTAATTTGTTTATTTTCCTTGAATTTTTGGCCGGGCGATTCCTGGCTTATATGCTTTTCGCGCTGGCCGCCGTCTCGTTCGGAAAATTATCGGGCCCCTATCTTCCGCCCAGAGTGCTTGCCGCGGGCATGGCCGTGACGGCGCTTTTAATGTTTTATTCCCTCTTTTCCGGACATCTCAAACAACACTCGTCTTGTCTTGCTTCGTTCCCGGCCGCCTGGGCCGAAAAGCGGATACCTTGTTTACTTGGTTTCCTGACCGGTATCAACATCTGTCCGCCTTTTGCCGCTGGTCTTTTGCGTCTTGTGGGTCTTGCCGATATACTTAAAGGTCTGGCTTATTTTGGGGGTTTTTTCGTGTCCACCTCTCTTTTTCTGCTTCCGGCACTCGCCCCGACGTCTTTTTTGAGCTCCAGATTAAAAAACATTGGCCGTATGACGCTGTTTTTGGCCGCATCATGGTATCTTTTACTCGGATTGAGAGGAATAGTTGGGTGAGGAAAGGATATAGGGGAGAGAGGCTAGGGATTCAGGGAATGAGTTCTTTATTCCTACCCTAAACCCTATTCTCTCACCCCTACCCGCTGCCAATATAGGTCCTTAGACCTATAAAGGCATAGGCCCTTTGACCTTGCATATATTAGGCCTTTGGTCTTATAATCTAACAACTATTGATTTGTAACAACATGGAGGCATCCCGGATGAAAAAACTTGCGCTTATTCTCCTGCTTTTCGGTTTGTGTGCCCATAATCTTAAGGCCGAAGAACCCAAACAATCTAATACTACTGTGTCTTTTAACCAGTTGCTTGGCCAATTGGTTGCGTCATCCCTTGGAAACATAAATATCCCTGAACCCGTGCTGGACAAGGATGCCCAGGCCGCAATAAACGCCGACGACAGATACTGGGTAACTGTTCTTGCTTCCGATAAATACGAGAGGACAAAACTGCTTGACGCGGGCATGGATATCGTTGAGGTGAAGAAGGACAAGGTCTCCGGTTTTGTCAATAAAAAGACTTTAGACACGCTTTCCGAGAAAGGTTTCGTTGTGGAAAGCAAAATGACCATGGCACAGTATGTGCAGCAGTTTGGGAAGGATTTTCCCGCGGCCGACAGCGCCTATCACAACTATAAAGAAACCACCGACCTGTTGAAAACTCTTGCCTCCAATAATTCGACTATCGCTTCCCTGTTCTCTATCGGCAAGACCATTGAAGGCCGGGATATATGGTGCCTGAGGATAAACACGAACGCCAAAGGAGAGGGCGCAAGCACCAAGCCGGGCGCGGTCTTTATCGGAAATCACCACGCGCGCGAGCACCTTTCGAACGAGGTTCCGCTGTTATTCGCATCCTGGCTTTTTGACCACAAGGGCGACGCGGATGTGAAAAAATATATAGATTCCCTGGATATTTATATCATACCCATGCTGAACCCCGACGGGGTGGAATATGACATAAAGACCGGAAAATACCAGTGGCAGAGGAAAAATATGCGTGTGAACTCCGATAAGAGCATCGGCGTTGACTTGAACCGCAACTATGATTCCTGGTTCGGCGGCGAGGGCGCATCGCACTCCCCGAATTCCGATACGTATTGCGGCCCCTCGGCCTTCTCAGAGCCCGAAACCACAGCCATAAAAAAATTCGTGCTGGCCCGGAAGAATCTCAAAACCCTGAATAGCTACCATTCCTACGCGGACACTATAATGTATCCGTGGGGCGGCAAAGACGGCCCGATAGACAGCGATAAAGACAAGCAGGTGTTCATCAAGATGGCCAATGAAATGGCGAAAGACACCGGCTACACCGCCGAACAGTCAAATGAAATGTATATCGCCACCGGCGACGCCTGCGACTGGGCTTATGATGTGGCCAAGATCTTCGCTTTCACCACGGAGCTTGGCGGCAACAGTTTCTACCCCGGTGCCGGCATTATAGCTAAAACCGTTACCGACAACATCAAGGCCGCTGTTTACATGCTGAGCATGACGGAGAACCCGTACAAGACGATTAATTAGCGAACAGTAAAAAGGAAATGAAAAAGCCCGGAAAACTTTCCGGGCTTTTTCATTTTATCTGCTTACGGCCTACGGCTTATAGCTTATGGCGTTTATTTTAATGTCAGCGTATAGGATTTAACTTTTTTACATGGGTAATAGGATTCCTTGGTTTTGGCGAGCCCCGGCTTTTCCAGGTCGCTTTCCTTGTTGATAAAGGCGTAATGAGGGGGGAGATGTTTTGCCAGCTCATTATCCAGAAACTGATACAGTCCCTTTACATTATCCAGGGCCTTCTCAAAATTAAGCACAAAAGTGTCGTTGGAAAGCCGTGAGCCGAAAGCGAAGCCGGAGATCTCGTCGTCTATAAACACCAGCACCCCTTTCATTCCAAGCAGGTCAAAGTGGTTCAGCGAATTTATTATGGCTTTTCGTTCGCAATTAAGCATGTCCAGGTGTTTTCCTGTTTCCGGGTCGCCGGTCCAGCGGTCCAGCAGGTTAAGGCAGAGGCCGTTATTCTTCGCGGTTATGGACTCAACCTTCACTTTGCGCGCGGCGGCGGTCTGTTTGTCGAACTGGGCTATCAGGTTGCGTTTTTTTGAATACTTGTGTCCGGCAAGCCCCGCCAGGTCGCGGAGATTATAAAGATAGTCCATGTACCCCGGCTGTTCCGTAATGGTAAAAAGCGTTTCAAGTTCCGTCCGGCGCGGCTCAATATAACCTTCCGGAACATAGTAGTAGCGTCCATGCCTGTTGCGCATGGCTATGTCAGCCAGCTCACGCGGAGTTATTTCGCGAAAAGGTACCGGCAGCGGCATCAGCAGGCGCCTGCCTGCCGGCGGCTCAAGGTCGGTTTCCGCCACCAGCAGCGTATCGCCGTCAATTTTCCAGGAAACCTCGTAGAGGCAGCGGTTCCAGACTATAATTGAAGCCAGCGAGTATTCACAAAGCGCGTAGCTGTGCCCTTCAAAAAAACTCTTCAGGGCGCTATGGTCTTCCGGTTTAAGGCGGTTAAACATTGGTTTCTTTTGAGAGCATGGGGTGTGCCCGCTTAAGAATTTTGAAGCCGAGGCGGGAATAAAAAGGCGAAGAATTATCCTGCGCGATAAGGCCTATCCACTTTATCCCGTCCGTTTTAAGGCGTTTCTGGATGGCTTTAACTATGGCGGAGCCCGCGCCGGTTCCCCGTTCGGACTTAAGCACCATCACATCCTGTATGTAGGCGTCGCTTACGCCGTCGCTTATGGCGCGGCCCATGCCTATTGCGCGGCCTTTCCGCTGCGCCAACACAAAACAATGGCTGCCGTTTATTATACGCGAGAGCAGTTCCGGCCTGTCACGGCGGCCCCACCAGCCCTGCGCGCGGTAAAGTGTTATAATGCAATTCAGGGTGGCGGCGTCCGCTTTTCTTATGAAACGGAATGTTAAGCCGTGGGGCATAAGACCATAATATCAATCTTGCGGCGGGAAAGAAAGCCGCCAGCCGAAGACGGGAAGGGGAGGGGAAATGTATACTGAGGAAAAAAAGGGAATTAAACTTCTTAGATTTGACAGCTTTAAAGGACAGGCTGGAGTGGAATGCTGTGTTTCTACCCGCGCGGGGGGCGTGAGTTCCGCGCCTTTTGCCGGGCTGAACCTTGGCGCCTGGACCGGGGATAACCCGGAGAATGTGGGAAAGAACCTGGATTTGTTCTGCGCGGCGTTCGGCGCCGATCCGGGCAAGCTGACCATTATGCGCCAGCGTCACACGGCTAATGTTTCAGTATTGGAAGCTGGGGGCGGGCCGCCGGCGGAAAATACCGACGCGCTGGTAACGGCGGCCGCCGGGGTGCCGCTGCTGGCCCATTCAGCCGATTGCGCGCTGACCGTTTTTTACGACAGCCGGCACCGGGCGCTGGCCGTTGCTCACAGCGGCTGGCGGGGGGGGCTGCTGAATATTTACAGCTCAGTGCTGAATGTAATGCGCCTGCGCTTTGGGACAGTCCCGGAAAATATTACGGCGGGCGTATCCCCCATGATTTCCGCCGACCACTTCCCTGTAAGGGGGGATTTCCTTGAAAAACTCCAGGAGTTTTATCCGGGCGAGGAAGGCCGGAAGTTTCTGACGCTGCGCGAAGGCCGCCATCATTTCAGCCTGCGCGAACTTTTGAAACATCAACTGGCCGCGCTGGGCGTTAAAAAATACGAGTTCATGCACCTGTGCACCTACGCGGAAAAAGAGCTTTTTTATTCCCGGCGGCGTGACGGAGATACTACAGGCAGGTTCGGATTAATGGCGATGTTAAAATCACTGCCATACGCCGTATGCCTTAGGCCATAAGCTATTAAAGAGTTGCATAAAGGCCTGATATAAGATTTCTGCGTATGGCTTATGGCGGGTGCGGCACCCGTATGGCTTATGGCGTTTTTACCTCACCATATCCCATGCGATTTTAGCAAGCAGCGAGCCTGAAACCAGCAAAAGCGCGGGGCGTATCACCCAAACGCCTTTTTTAAGTGCCAGGTGCGAGCCAAGATAGTTGCCGGCCATTCCGGCGCAGCCCATGGCAAGCCCGAGGCGTATATTTACCTTGCCCAGCGCCAGAAAAGTAGCCAGAGCGGCTAAGTTCGAGGTGAGGTTTATAAGCTTGCTGAGCGCGGTGGCGCTAAGCAGGTCGTAGCGGCAGAAGCGCGCGAAAGCCACCGCCAAAAAAGTGCCGGTTCCGGGGCCGAGCATACCGTCGTAAAAACTTATAAAAAAAGCTATTGCGCCCGCGCGCGCCAGAAGCCCTTTTTCGCCAAGACTCGAGCTTGAGTCCGAAAGGCCGAAATTATGTCTTACCGCTAAAAAAACAGCTATCGGCGGCAGTGTCACTATCAGAAGATATTTAACCGCGGCGGGCGGGACCAGGGATATCACCCGCGCTCCCGCGCTTGAGCCGGCGGCTGCCAGAACGATCAGGATAAAAAGAAAAGACTTGCCAAAACTGCAGTCCTTTAAAAATTTGAAAGCCGCCACCGTGGTGCCCATGGAGGAGGAAAGCTTGTTGGTGCCCAGCAGTAAACCCGGGCGCAGCCCGAAGTGCAGATAAGCCGGCAGGGTTATCAGGCCGCCGCCCCCGGCGATGGCGTCTATGCAGCCCGCCAGGCAGACAAAAAACGCCAACAGCATCAAAGAGTAGAAGTGCGGATTGTCAAACATAAGCTAAATCCCGTATTTGCGGCTCAAGTGGCATAAGCCGATAGATTTAATGATTAAAGAGTATAAAAAAGGCGATGGCAAAGGAAAGAGATTAAACGGCTTTTTGTTTTATCCCGCATGCAGGAGGGTAAAAAAGTTAAAATATAGAAAGCGCGAATGATGCCGCGCAAAAACGGGGGCAGGATAGATGATTAAAAAAATATTTCGCTCAAAAGTCTTTTTAACCGGGTTGGGCATCCTGGCTATCGGCTGCGGTCCTCTTCTCCTTTATGCGTTGTATGAATTCATCACGGGAGCTAAAGGCGGTAATCCTGTCGGCCTGGGGCTGCTGTTAGCGGTTTCCTTTTGGCCCGGCGTTATTTTGCTGGTTGCGGGTATCATTCTAGGTCTGCTGAATAAGGATAAGGCGGTTTAAGGACGCGTAATTATTCGTCTTGTTCGCAGGCGTTTGTCGTTGACGCCGATTAAAAAGTAAAATTTAAAAAAGCGCGCGCGGAGGGCAATATCATGACAGACACGGAAAGCGTACTCGCACAAATTAAAAGTACCATTGAAATTTCGGGCGGGGGAAAAAAAGTCGATCTGCTGCTGAAAAACGCCCGCGTGATAAATACTTTTTCCGGCGACATTCACAAAACCGCCGTGGCCGTGCACAAGGACCGCATAGTGGGCTTTGGCGATTATCCGGCCAAGCAGGTTATCGACCTGAAAGGCGCCTATCTGGCCCCCGGCTTTATAGACGGCCATGTGCATATTGAAAGCTCCATGGTTAAAATCCCGGAGTTCGCCAGCGTCGTCCTGCCGCACGGCACCACCACCGCCGTTATAGACCCGCATGAAATAGCCAATGTGCTGGGGCTGGACGGCATAAAGTACATGCTGGCCTCCAGCCTTAACAGCGTTTTGAGCGTTTATGTGATGCTGCCTTCCTGCGTTCCGGCCACACATCTTGAAACCGCCGGGGCCGAACTCACGGCCCACGATCTGAGCCTCCTTTTGAACGATGAGCGGGTGCTGGGCATCGGCGAGATGATGAACTATCCGGGCGTTATTTACCGCGACGAAGAGGTATTGAGGAAAATCGCCATCGCCGGCAATAAAGTCATAGACGGCCACGCCCCCATGCTCCAGGGGAAAGCGCTCTACTCTTATGTGTCGGCCGGCATCCGCTCGGACCACGAATGCACTAATGTGGCCGAAGCGCGCGAAAAACTGCGCGCCGGCATGTATATCATGATACGCGAAGGCACCGCGGCAAAAAATCTTAAAGGCCTTCTGCCGCTTGTGAATTCCGAGAACTCAAGGAAATTTATCTTTGTGACCGACGACCGCCACCTTGACGACATTCTGCGCGAGGGCCATATAGATTACCTGGTGCGCACCGCCATACGCCTGGGCGTTGAGCCCATCCGCGCCATACAGATGGCCACCATAAATACCGCCGAATATTTCGGGCTTAAAAACCTGGGCGCCATCGCCCCCGGCTACGCGGCGGATCTGGTGGTTTTTGATGACCTTAAAAAACTGAAAATTTCAAAGGTTTTCAAGAGGGGCCGGCTTGTTTCCAGAAACGGCGTTATAGAACCCGGGGTTATCAGCGAGTACAAAGGCAAGACACGCGGCACCGTCAATGTCAAATGGATAGAGCACGAGGATTTTGCCCTGAAGGCGGGGGGGCGCCTGGCGCGGGTGATAAATGTGATCCCGGACCAGATAACCACCAAAATGAGCATTGAGCCCGTAAAGCAGGACGGCGGCTATGTTTCTTCCGACACCAAAAAAGATATCCTTAAAATCGCCGTAATAGAGCGCCATATGGCCTCGGGCCGCATAGCCCTTGGCCTGGTAAAAGGCTTCGGGCTTAAAAAAGGCGCTATCGCCTCGTCGGTTTCCCACGACTCCCACAATATAGTGGTCATAGGCACGCACGACGGAGATATGTACACTGCGGCCGTGCAGGTGGTTAAAATGCAGGGCGGCATAGTGGCGGCTTTGAACGGCCAGGTGCTGGAAGCCCTGCCGCTTCCGGTGGCCGGATTAATGTCGGACCGGAGCACTGACTTTGTGAGGGAAAAACAGCGGCAGTTGAATGAAATCGCGCGCATGCTCGGCTCCGCCTTGCAGGACCCGTTCATGGCCATGTCGTTCCTGACGCTTCCGCCCATACCTGAAATAAGGATAACAGACCGGGGCATAATTGACGCTGTCAAATTCAAGGTCGTGCCGCTTTTTGTGAACAAATTAAAAAAATAAGCATGAATAAAAAAGCAACGGCGGCATTTTTCCTGCTGAGCTTCAGCTTTCAGCCTTTAGCCCTTCTGCAAGGCGCGACCTTCGCGCGCGGGCCTTACCTGGAAAATATGTCTTCCGAAATGGTCGCCGTCCGCTTCCGCCTTGACACGGCCACGTCCGCCTGGATCACTTACGGCGCCTGGCCTGATTGCGAAAGATTCATGACTACGGCCCCGTTTGCCGCTGAACAAAAAATAACGCTCTTCGGACTGCTCGCCGATACCACGCACTGCTATCGCATTTATCTCCCGGCGGACCAGGGCGTGGGCGTATCCTCGCCCTCCGCTTTGGAATCGGACGGGCTTGCCTCCTCATACGCGGACAGCGATGCAGGTCCGATGCCCGATGTCACAGCCGAACAGCCGGCTGCCGGGCTTCCGCCGCAAAAGTCCGGCGGGAAAACGGGCGGGGCGGTGTACAAAGCCTTTGAGGGAACGTTCCGCACTTTCCGCGACGCGGACAAACCTTATTTTGACTTCCTCGCTTTCGGCGATTCCGGCTCCGGCTCCGAAGAACAGCTTGCTGTTGCGGCCCAGATGGATAAATTCAACCCGGATTTCGTGCTGAATACCGGTGATGTCCTGGAA contains:
- a CDS encoding polyphenol oxidase family protein, whose product is MYTEEKKGIKLLRFDSFKGQAGVECCVSTRAGGVSSAPFAGLNLGAWTGDNPENVGKNLDLFCAAFGADPGKLTIMRQRHTANVSVLEAGGGPPAENTDALVTAAAGVPLLAHSADCALTVFYDSRHRALAVAHSGWRGGLLNIYSSVLNVMRLRFGTVPENITAGVSPMISADHFPVRGDFLEKLQEFYPGEEGRKFLTLREGRHHFSLRELLKHQLAALGVKKYEFMHLCTYAEKELFYSRRRDGDTTGRFGLMAMLKSLPYAVCLRP
- a CDS encoding TSUP family transporter, whose protein sequence is MFDNPHFYSLMLLAFFVCLAGCIDAIAGGGGLITLPAYLHFGLRPGLLLGTNKLSSSMGTTVAAFKFLKDCSFGKSFLFILIVLAAAGSSAGARVISLVPPAAVKYLLIVTLPPIAVFLAVRHNFGLSDSSSSLGEKGLLARAGAIAFFISFYDGMLGPGTGTFLAVAFARFCRYDLLSATALSKLINLTSNLAALATFLALGKVNIRLGLAMGCAGMAGNYLGSHLALKKGVWVIRPALLLVSGSLLAKIAWDMVR
- the ade gene encoding adenine deaminase; this translates as MTDTESVLAQIKSTIEISGGGKKVDLLLKNARVINTFSGDIHKTAVAVHKDRIVGFGDYPAKQVIDLKGAYLAPGFIDGHVHIESSMVKIPEFASVVLPHGTTTAVIDPHEIANVLGLDGIKYMLASSLNSVLSVYVMLPSCVPATHLETAGAELTAHDLSLLLNDERVLGIGEMMNYPGVIYRDEEVLRKIAIAGNKVIDGHAPMLQGKALYSYVSAGIRSDHECTNVAEAREKLRAGMYIMIREGTAAKNLKGLLPLVNSENSRKFIFVTDDRHLDDILREGHIDYLVRTAIRLGVEPIRAIQMATINTAEYFGLKNLGAIAPGYAADLVVFDDLKKLKISKVFKRGRLVSRNGVIEPGVISEYKGKTRGTVNVKWIEHEDFALKAGGRLARVINVIPDQITTKMSIEPVKQDGGYVSSDTKKDILKIAVIERHMASGRIALGLVKGFGLKKGAIASSVSHDSHNIVVIGTHDGDMYTAAVQVVKMQGGIVAALNGQVLEALPLPVAGLMSDRSTDFVREKQRQLNEIARMLGSALQDPFMAMSFLTLPPIPEIRITDRGIIDAVKFKVVPLFVNKLKK